In the Nocardioides panaciterrulae genome, ACCAGATCGCGATCGGCATGGAGATCGCGCAGAACAGGTAGAGCGCCAGCGGCGGCAGGATCCCGCGCCGGGCACCGAACAGGCGCAGGAGGAGCACCAGGAGCCCGGCGTCGGCGAGGGCCTGCATGGCGAGCAGCACGGTGGCCGGCACCCGGAAGTCGAACGGGGCGACGAGGTCGGTCAGCCAGGTCAGGTACATGCCGGCGGGCATGACGTGGCCGGCGTAGGGCCGGGCGGCGACCCCCGGGGCCAGGCCGAGGTTGTTCATCCGGGAGATGAAGGCGAAGTCGTCGCCGAAGAACCACGCGCCGTAGGTCGCCCAGGCGCGGAAGAGCAGCTGGGCCGCCACCATCGCCAGCGCGGCCTGCACGACGCGGTCGTGGCGCACCAGCCGTGCGGCGGTGCGCTCGTGGAGGCCGGTCACGGCGCGGTCACCCCCGGGACGGGGATGCCGAGCGTCACGTCCACGACGCAGAGGTCGTTGCGCCGCGGGTACCCGCTCACCGTCACCGCCTGGAACTGGCCGGACGCCTGCACGAACACGTTGTGCAGTCCCTTCGGAAGGTCGAGGTCATGCACATCGTCACCCGCGGTGACGCGAAGGGAAACCGGCCGCGGGCTCGCGTACCCCATCTGGATCCACCAGCCGCCCCCGATCACCGGGCCGTCGAGGGGGATCCGGGTGCGCGCGCCGGTCAGCGGGTAGCCGCAGCCGGCGGCGGGCACCATCCGCCGGGTCGGGGGGATGACCACCGGCGCCAGCCGGCCCTGGTCGTCGAACATGTAGAGCCGGTCGATCGACTGCCGGGGGTAGCGGGTCTCGGACGCCCAGGGGCGGAAGAGGTGGCTGTAGGCGTTCTCGGGGTAGCGGAAGGCCCACAGCAGGCTGGTCGGGACGCCGGTGTCGACCAGCGGCACGGGAGGGTCCGGGGCGGTGGCCAGGCTGTGCCGCACCTCGTCGATGTAGGCCCGGGTCGGGTTGCGCTGCTGCCACAGGTCGACGTACCGCGTGCTCGAGACCATCGCGACCGTCGTCACCGCGAGCGTGGCCAGCGCCACCAGGCTGCGACGTTCGTAGCTGCGCGGCACGTCCGGGCGCAGCTCGTTGACCTCCACCGCTCCCCGCAGCGGCAGGAACGCCAGGCCGAGGCAGAGCACGAACAGGGCGCCGGACTCGGTCTGGTAGCGGTACTCGCGGGCGATGTCCGGGCCGACGATGTTGGCGCGCGCCGAGGCGAGCAGCGCGACGTTGGCGAACAGCGTGAACGCCAGCAGCCACCAGGCGCGGGCGCTCAGGGTGCGCGTGCGCTGGCCGTACCACGCCACCCCGCCCACCAGCAGCCACGAGGCGAGCTGGACGAGCTGGGAGGGGTCGGCGATCGAGCCCACGGTCAGCGGTTCCCAGGTCAGCGGGCCGCCGACCACCGCCGGCAGGCAGGCGACCGCCACCAGGTTCCAGACGATCGGGGTCCACGACTGGCCGCCGCTGTTGCTGGGGGAGAAGTCCAGGCCCCACGCGACGTACGCGGCCAGGTAGCCGGCCGCGAGGACCGAGTGCGCGACGATCCCGGCGCGATAGCCCGACCAGAGGCCCCGGAGTCGCTCGGGGGTGTTGCCGGTGCAGAACCAGCCCAGCGCGAGGATCGCGTAGACGCCGAAGAGCAGCAGGGTCTTCTCGTAGAACAGCAGGCCCGCGGTGGTCCAGGCCAGGGTCGCGACCAGGTGGCGGATCCGGGCGGTGCGCAGGTAGGCGAGGTGGGCGTGCAGGCCGAAGACCAGGGCGACCTGCAGCGGCAGCTGGTTGATCCCGGCGGCCCACCACAGGCCGGCGGGCAGCGTGAAGACATAGGCCAGGTAGCCGGTCAGCAGCACCAGCACGAACGGCCGGCGGCCGAAGCACGAGAGCAGCAGCCGCAGCATGCCCACCCCCGCCAGCCCCTGGAGGGCCAGCAGCACGACCCACCACGGCGTCCAGTCGTAGACCGCCCACTTCGTCAGCAGCCAGGTGGCGGCGAAGCCGGCCGGCATCAGGTGCCCGCCGTAGGACTCGAAGAGGTAGTGCCAGCCGAACGGGAGGTTCATCGCCCGCGACATGAAGGCCAGGTCGTCGAAGTAGAACCAGGACCCCGACAGCGCCCAGGCGCGGTAGCCGAGCTGGGCCGCCACGAGGGCCAGGCCGACCAGCACGATCGCCCTGTGCCCGAGCAACGCCCCGGCGTACCGTCGTAGTCGGGCGAACACGGGCGGGACTATCTCACAGGAGACGCACCCCATCTTGGCGAACCTCGCGATGAAGCCCACGAGGGCCGGTGTCCCGATGCTACGGTTCGGTAACTCGCGGCCCCACGGGGGGCACTCCTGGGGAGGGGAATCGTGAAGCGCAGGTGGTTGGGTGCGGTGCTGGTGGCGCTGGGCGCCTTCCTGATCGTCGCCGCCGTGGTCGCCCAGACCTGGGCACCCGACAACGTCAAGCGGACGCCGATCGACGTCAACAGCACGACGCACCTCGGGGGTTCCGCGGACAAGCTGAACCCCAAGACCGGCAAGCTCGAGAGCTACCCGATCTACGTCCTCGACATCAACCAGAACGACAGCAACCGATCCGACGGCTCGGTCGCGGTCTTCGTGCGGACGACCTGCGTGGTCATCGACAACGGCCAGAAGCAGGTCTGTCCGAGCGACAAGGACCCGAACCTGATCGACGTCACCATCGACACGTTCGCGACCGACCGGCACACCGCGATGTCGATCAACGACCCGCAGTACCTGCCGAAGAACTTCGTGCCGCACACCGGGCTGGTCAACAAGTTCCCGTTCGACGCCCAGAAGCAGACCTACCCCTACTGGGACAACGTCCTCCAGGCGCCGGTGGACGCGGTCTACCAGCGCACGGCCGAGGTGAAGGGGCTCCAGACCTACGTCTACCGGGCCGTGACCAAGAACGCG is a window encoding:
- a CDS encoding porin PorA family protein, with amino-acid sequence MKRRWLGAVLVALGAFLIVAAVVAQTWAPDNVKRTPIDVNSTTHLGGSADKLNPKTGKLESYPIYVLDINQNDSNRSDGSVAVFVRTTCVVIDNGQKQVCPSDKDPNLIDVTIDTFATDRHTAMSINDPQYLPKNFVPHTGLVNKFPFDAQKQTYPYWDNVLQAPVDAVYQRTAEVKGLQTYVYRAVTKNAKVDVIAGTPDSKPVKGTYDDVRDVYVDPHTGSIVDQAESQQRYLTDGTKILDLKAEFTSAEQQAKVDEARSKWSQITMVLDTVPLVGYAVGIPVLLIGLALLFLRRRGDQPAAPEPERTETPVGV